From the Kallotenue papyrolyticum genome, the window AGATGATGACTCCGCCCACCTTCAAGGAGCAGTTCGACGCGATCGCCAAGCGCTTCCAAGAAGCCAGCGACGACGAGGCCAAGCTGTCGGCCTACAAGGATGCGCTGCTGCTGGTGCTCAGGGAGGAACAGGACGCGGCCTGGTATGACAGCCGCACCGACGAGAACAAGCAGGCCCTGCGCCTGATTACCAAGCTGAACTACCTGACCATGGACGAGTCCTGGGATACGGTCGGGCAGTTACTGCAGATGAGCGCCGACTCCGGCTGGATGATCCCGATCTACAGCCCCAAGCTGGTGTACACCACCGATCCGCGGCTCTCGGGCGTGGTGCTCAATAAGCTCTCCTGGGGCGGCGTCTTCCAGTACCAGTATCTGCAGTGGAACGAGTAGCACCGTCGCGCGGACGGGAGCAGGCGTCTGCTCCCGTCCGCGCCGCTGCCGCTGGGAGGCGAGTATGCTCAATTTTCTGCTCTTTTTGGTCAAACGCCTGGCCATGATGCTGATCTCGCTGGTGGTGATCGTCAGCATCTCGTACACGCTGCTGTATTATGCGCCGGGAAATTATTTGGATGTACAGCGCGCTTATTCGGCCATGTCATCACAAATGAATCCTAATAGCGCCGATTATCAACGCCAGCGTCAACTTTTTGAGGAGCGCTATGGTCTGAATAAGCCGCTGTATGCTCAGATCTGGACCTACGTTACCAAAGCGCTGACCTTTAAGTTTGGGCCGTCCTTCCAGAATCCGAGCGTGCTGATCGAGGATATGGTCGCCGAACGCCTGCCGCGTACGCTGTTGATCGTGCTGCTGGGCATCGGTCTGGCGCTGGTGGTGGGCATTCCGCTGGGCGTGATCGCCGGCTTTCGGCGCAACACCTGGATCGACTATGTGGTTACCGGCCTGTCGATGGTTGGGCAGGTGGTGCCGGTGTATGTGCTGGCGGTGATCCTGATCCTGCTGTTTGCCGGCCAGGTGTGGAACATTCTGCCCAACGGCGGGTGGAGTACGCCGTGGCCCAAGCCATCGCAGTTGGTCTTGCCGGTGCTGACGCTGGCGCTCGGTCCGATCGCCGGGATCGCGCGCTACACGCGCAACCAGGTGGCCGAGACGCTCAGCCAGGAGTTCATCCGCACGGCGCGCTCCAAAGGGCTGCCCGAACAGGTGGTGATCATGCGCCATGCGCTGCGCAACTCGCTGATCCCGGTGGTCACGACGACGGCGCCGCAGATCGCCTTTGCGCTGGTCGGTTCGGTGTGGATCGAAAACATTTTTCGCATTCCAGGCATCGGCCAGTTGTTCAACACGGCGTTGCAGGCGCGCGACTATCCCTTGATGATCACCAGCGTGGTGGTCTTGGCGCTGGGCGTGATGCTGGCTAATCTGTTGGCCGATATTATTTACAGTCTGCTTGATCCGCGCATCAAGCTGGAAGCCTGACCCCGAGTTCGCCTGAGGAGACAGCGCGGTGGATGGGTCATCCGCAAGCTGTAACGGATGGCATGTCACCGGCTAGGCACAGGAGCGCGCGTATGGCTGTATCAAATACCTTTCCGCAGGCAAGCGCCGGTGCTGTTCCCGCCTCGGAGACGCTGCTGCAGGTCTTCTGGCGGCGTTTTCGGCGCAACCGCATGGCCGTGGTCGGCCTGGTGCTGGTCGGCGCTTTTCTGGTGGTGGCGGTGGCTGCGCCATGGATCGCCCCCTACCACTACAACGACCAGAACTTGCCCAACGCCTGGCAAGCGCCCTCGCTGGCGCATCCCTTCGGCACTGACGATCTGGGCCGTGACCAGTTGAGTCGCGTTATCTATGCTATCCGCATCGCGGCAATCGTCGGCGTTGGTGCCTCGATGCTTTCGCTGCTGATCGGCGCAGTGATCGGTGCCATCTCGGGCATGCGCGGTGGCTGGGTCGATAGTGTGCTGATGCGCGTGGTCGATATCTTCAACTCGTTTCCCTCGATCCTGCTGGCGGTCGTCCTGGCGGCGGCGTTGGGCCAGAGCGTAGGGATCATTATCGTCGCGCTGGCGGTGACCGGCTGGGCCGGCTACGCACGTCTGGTGCGCGGGCAGGTGCTCGCGATCAAGAACAACGAGTATGTGCTGGCGGCGCGCACGCTGGGCGCCGGCGAAGGCTACTTGATTCGCAAGTATGTACTGCCCAACATCCTGGGACCGATCATCGTGGCGCTTAGCTTCGGCATTCCCTATGCCATGACCGCCGAGGCCGGCTTGTCGGTGATCGGCGTCGGGATTCGTCCGCCGGAGCCTTCCTGGGGCAATCTGATCAACTTGGGTCTTGCCAAGATGCGCGGCTTTCCGCACCTGGCGATCTGGCCGACTGCGATCTTCAGCCTGACGCTGTTGGCCTTCACCTGGTTCGGCGACGGTCTGCAGGAGATTTTCAACCCGAAAGGAGAGCGCTAGATGGCGCAGCCACCACTGCTCGACGTGAAGGATCTCTGGGTTGAGTTCAAGCGTCCGGGCGGCATCGTGCATGCCGTCAACGGCGTCAGCTTTGCGCTGCAGCCGGGCGAGAGCCTGGGCATTGTCGGCGAGAGCGGCTCCGGCAAGTCGGTGACGCTGCTGGCGATCCTGGGCTTGATCGCGCGCAACGGGCGCGTGGTGCGCGGCCAAGCGTTGCTCGACGGCGACGATCTGCTGCAGATGAGCGCCGATGAGCTGCGCCAGGTGCGCGGGCGCGACGTGGGCGTGATCTTCCAGGACCCGATGACCAGTCTCAACCCGATCATGCGCATCGGCGAGCAGATCACCGAGGCGATGCTGGTGCGCAAGCTGTACTCGCCCGCCGAAGCCAGGCAGCGCGCCATCGATCTGTTGCGCCGCGTGGGCATTCCCGAGCCGGAACAGCGCTTCAACGATTATCCCTTCCAGTTTTCGGGCGGCATGCGCCAGCGCGTGATGATCGCCATTGCCTTGGCGCTCAACCCCAAACTGCTGATCGCCGACGAGCCGACCACCGCCCTGGACGTGACCGTGCAGGCCCAGGTGCTCAAGCTGATCGACCGGCTGCGCCGCGAGATGGGCATGGCGATGGTGATCATTACGCACGATTTCGGGGTGGCCACCAACTACTGCGACCGCATTCTGGTGATGTACGCCGGCAAGATCATGGAGTCGGCCAGCGTTGAGCAACTGGTGACGCGCACGGCGCATCCCTATTCGCTGGGCCTGCTGGAGAGCACCATGGAGATCGGTCACGGCAAGCGGCCGATCCAGCCGATCCCCGGCACGCCGCCGAGCGCGATGAGCATTCCGCCCGGCTGCCCCTTCGCGCCGCGCTGCCGCTTCGCGACGGCGCGCTGCGTCGAGGAGACGCCGGTGCTGCGCGAGGTCGAACCCGGCCATCTTGCCTTTTGCCACTATGCCGAGGAGGTGAT encodes:
- a CDS encoding ABC transporter permease is translated as MLNFLLFLVKRLAMMLISLVVIVSISYTLLYYAPGNYLDVQRAYSAMSSQMNPNSADYQRQRQLFEERYGLNKPLYAQIWTYVTKALTFKFGPSFQNPSVLIEDMVAERLPRTLLIVLLGIGLALVVGIPLGVIAGFRRNTWIDYVVTGLSMVGQVVPVYVLAVILILLFAGQVWNILPNGGWSTPWPKPSQLVLPVLTLALGPIAGIARYTRNQVAETLSQEFIRTARSKGLPEQVVIMRHALRNSLIPVVTTTAPQIAFALVGSVWIENIFRIPGIGQLFNTALQARDYPLMITSVVVLALGVMLANLLADIIYSLLDPRIKLEA
- a CDS encoding ABC transporter permease, with protein sequence MAVSNTFPQASAGAVPASETLLQVFWRRFRRNRMAVVGLVLVGAFLVVAVAAPWIAPYHYNDQNLPNAWQAPSLAHPFGTDDLGRDQLSRVIYAIRIAAIVGVGASMLSLLIGAVIGAISGMRGGWVDSVLMRVVDIFNSFPSILLAVVLAAALGQSVGIIIVALAVTGWAGYARLVRGQVLAIKNNEYVLAARTLGAGEGYLIRKYVLPNILGPIIVALSFGIPYAMTAEAGLSVIGVGIRPPEPSWGNLINLGLAKMRGFPHLAIWPTAIFSLTLLAFTWFGDGLQEIFNPKGER
- a CDS encoding ABC transporter ATP-binding protein; amino-acid sequence: MAQPPLLDVKDLWVEFKRPGGIVHAVNGVSFALQPGESLGIVGESGSGKSVTLLAILGLIARNGRVVRGQALLDGDDLLQMSADELRQVRGRDVGVIFQDPMTSLNPIMRIGEQITEAMLVRKLYSPAEARQRAIDLLRRVGIPEPEQRFNDYPFQFSGGMRQRVMIAIALALNPKLLIADEPTTALDVTVQAQVLKLIDRLRREMGMAMVIITHDFGVATNYCDRILVMYAGKIMESASVEQLVTRTAHPYSLGLLESTMEIGHGKRPIQPIPGTPPSAMSIPPGCPFAPRCRFATARCVEETPVLREVEPGHLAFCHYAEEVMRHVVEQVSV